DNA from Leptospira mayottensis 200901116:
AAAGGAAAGTTTCTATGATTTTAAAGTAAAAGATATCAAAGGTAACGACATATCCCTTTCCAAATACAAGGGAAAAGTAGTAATGGTGGTTAACGTAGCATCTAAATGCGGTTATACTTATCAATACGATAATCTTGAAAAAGTTTATAAAAAATACAAGAATCAGGGATTCGTCATAGTTGGTTTTCCGGCCAATAATTTCGGGAGCCAAGAACCTGGAACCAATCAGGAAATTGAAACCTTTTGCAGAATCCAAAAAGGCGCAAGTTTCGATATGATGTCAAAAATTTCCGTCAAAGGAAAAGACCAACATCCTCTATATTCTTATCTGGTCGAAAGTTCTCCAAACCCCGGCGAGATAGAATGGAACTTTGAAAAGTTCCTCATTTCAAAGGAAGGAAAAATCGAAGCGAGATATCGTTCTGCGGTAGAACCAGATGCTTCGGTCGTAGTCCAAAAAATCGAATCTCTTTTGAAATAGGTTTTTGGTTTTGAAAAATCCTTATTTAAGAACTTCAAGAACTTGTTTTTTTGCCATTTTATTGATTTTTTGTTCGAAAGGTAATTCCATTTTTCCCGAAAGTAAACTTGAGAACGGGGGCCCGTTTTCCATCCAAAAAGGGCCGACGGAGACAGGTGTTGATTTCGAAACGGTTCTAAAAACATTTGAAAATTATGATATTTTAATATTTGGAGAAGAACATGACGATATTATCGGCCATAAAATTCGCTTAGATTGGTTTAAAAAAATTGCTTTAAAAACTCCTGTAATCCTTTCTCTGGAAATGTTGGAAAGGGACCAACAAAAAACCTTAGACGAATATTTAAACGGTCAGATCGGAGAGAAAACTTTTTTCAATTCCCTAACACTTTGGCCCAACTATCTAAGAGACTATCATCCTTTCATACAATTTGCAAAAGAACACCGGGTTCCGGTTCTTGCATCCAACGTACCTAGAAAATACGTGAATTTAGTTTCCTCTTCCGGGCTCGAAGCGTTATTTAAGATTCGTTCCGTTTTTCTGCCTCCTAAATATCTCATTCGTATTTTCTCCCAGGAAGATTACGAAACTAAAATTAAGAACACTCTCAAAGAACATCCAGGCATAAATTTAGACGCGAACACCGAAAAAAAATTCGTGGATGCTCAATATCTTTGGGATGCAGGAATGACTGACTCGATCGCGAATGCATTTTTAACAAAAGGGCGTAAGGTGATTCATATCAACGGTCGTTTTCATAGCGATGAAGGTTTTGGCGTCGTTTATAGACTGCGTA
Protein-coding regions in this window:
- a CDS encoding ChaN family lipoprotein, whose protein sequence is MKNPYLRTSRTCFFAILLIFCSKGNSIFPESKLENGGPFSIQKGPTETGVDFETVLKTFENYDILIFGEEHDDIIGHKIRLDWFKKIALKTPVILSLEMLERDQQKTLDEYLNGQIGEKTFFNSLTLWPNYLRDYHPFIQFAKEHRVPVLASNVPRKYVNLVSSSGLEALFKIRSVFLPPKYLIRIFSQEDYETKIKNTLKEHPGINLDANTEKKFVDAQYLWDAGMTDSIANAFLTKGRKVIHINGRFHSDEGFGVVYRLRKLGFKTLSISMFPLKEDSIIPAEILKGCDFTVITERRKKEN
- a CDS encoding glutathione peroxidase; translation: MQTKISVLFFILGILFPLAGAFAKESFYDFKVKDIKGNDISLSKYKGKVVMVVNVASKCGYTYQYDNLEKVYKKYKNQGFVIVGFPANNFGSQEPGTNQEIETFCRIQKGASFDMMSKISVKGKDQHPLYSYLVESSPNPGEIEWNFEKFLISKEGKIEARYRSAVEPDASVVVQKIESLLK